Proteins encoded within one genomic window of Brachybacterium sp. P6-10-X1:
- a CDS encoding endo-beta-N-acetylglucosaminidase H, with translation MAAISRRTMLAGTGGLALGGLSAAALAGPAQADPIRRPGRSPVSIAYIEVNDNTLENVGRYTLDDGSAAFDVAVIFAANINYDGERAYLHLNENVQHVLDHADTIVRPLQELGIKVTLSVLGNHQGAGFANFPDAHAADRFAQEVATTVSRYGLDGVDLDDEWVEYGKNGTGMPNEHSFVELVESLRKYLPNKLITFYVIGPAAEHQVFEGRRVGDVVDYAWNPYYGAFRDLDVPGLPRSRYGAAAVDLRTGSTTTPELVGDFAERTLEGGYGALVTYQLQPSDQSDLVSAFTEPFHGSVAHYG, from the coding sequence ATGGCAGCCATCTCTCGCAGGACGATGCTCGCAGGAACCGGAGGTCTCGCCCTCGGCGGGCTCTCCGCCGCAGCTCTCGCCGGCCCCGCCCAGGCCGATCCCATCCGTCGGCCCGGACGCAGCCCCGTCTCCATCGCCTACATCGAGGTCAACGACAACACCCTGGAGAACGTCGGTCGGTACACGCTCGACGACGGGAGCGCCGCATTCGACGTCGCCGTCATCTTCGCGGCGAACATCAACTACGACGGCGAGCGTGCCTACCTGCACCTCAACGAGAACGTCCAGCACGTCCTCGATCATGCCGACACCATCGTGCGCCCGCTCCAGGAGCTGGGGATCAAGGTCACGCTGTCGGTCCTCGGCAACCACCAGGGCGCCGGCTTCGCCAACTTCCCCGATGCGCACGCCGCTGATCGGTTCGCGCAGGAGGTCGCCACCACGGTGAGCCGCTACGGGCTGGACGGGGTGGATCTCGACGACGAGTGGGTCGAGTACGGCAAGAACGGCACCGGGATGCCCAACGAGCACTCGTTCGTCGAACTGGTCGAGTCGCTGCGCAAGTATCTGCCGAACAAGCTGATCACCTTCTATGTCATCGGGCCTGCTGCGGAGCATCAGGTGTTCGAGGGCCGCCGAGTCGGCGACGTCGTCGACTACGCCTGGAACCCCTATTACGGTGCGTTCCGCGATCTCGACGTGCCGGGGCTCCCTCGCTCGCGATACGGGGCGGCCGCCGTCGACCTCCGCACCGGCAGCACCACGACCCCGGAGCTCGTCGGAGATTTCGCCGAGCGGACCCTCGAGGGAGGCTACGGGGCGCTGGTGACCTACCAGCTGCAGCCGAGCGACCAGTCCGACCTGGTCTCCGCGTTCACCGAACCGTTCCACGGCAGCGTCGCCCATTACGGGTGA
- a CDS encoding family 20 glycosylhydrolase: MRGDVRSATTGTPLSGLATAAYRGVSLDVGRKAFSVEAVVGLIGRMADLGFTALHLHLTETHRVGVRLPGVEELAADDAWDAHDIARIVAAAEDAGIALIPEIDLPSHAAALLVGREHLRLVDRDGAVHADRLDISRPEALEFALELLEAAARAFPGDAIHLGGDEFFAAPWEDADAQHPERFPRLVAHARRLLGAGATAHDSYALFINALAARALELGRTPMLWNDHVVPASAAPLVPISTEVVLDVWIRWREWTPSVHDYLAAGHRVVTSHGDLLYFVLSEDGVPAPHGRRRFGLLEDTFAPRRFMGLAAQDVHLDVPRVPTGTPDPVLGASLSVWCDSPDALGERETLELLDTWLVPFARVMGEGC, from the coding sequence GTGAGGGGCGACGTCCGGTCGGCGACGACGGGCACGCCGCTCAGCGGCCTGGCCACGGCGGCCTATCGAGGCGTCAGCCTCGACGTCGGCCGGAAGGCGTTCAGCGTCGAGGCGGTCGTCGGCCTCATCGGCCGGATGGCGGACCTGGGCTTCACGGCGCTGCACCTGCACCTGACCGAGACCCATCGGGTCGGGGTGCGGCTGCCCGGTGTCGAGGAGCTCGCGGCCGACGACGCCTGGGACGCGCACGACATCGCGCGGATCGTCGCCGCCGCCGAGGACGCGGGGATCGCCCTGATCCCGGAGATCGATCTGCCCTCCCATGCTGCCGCGCTGCTGGTCGGTCGGGAGCATCTGCGGCTGGTCGACCGCGACGGCGCCGTGCACGCGGATCGGCTGGACATCTCGCGTCCCGAGGCGCTGGAGTTCGCGCTCGAGCTGCTCGAGGCCGCCGCCCGGGCCTTCCCCGGGGACGCGATCCACCTCGGCGGCGACGAGTTCTTCGCCGCGCCCTGGGAGGACGCGGACGCCCAGCATCCCGAGCGGTTCCCGCGCCTGGTCGCCCACGCGCGCCGCCTCCTCGGTGCCGGGGCGACGGCGCACGACTCCTACGCCCTGTTCATCAACGCGCTGGCCGCACGGGCGCTGGAGCTGGGCCGCACTCCGATGCTGTGGAACGACCACGTGGTCCCCGCATCCGCAGCGCCCCTGGTGCCGATCAGCACCGAGGTGGTGCTGGACGTGTGGATCCGCTGGCGGGAGTGGACCCCCTCGGTGCACGACTACCTCGCCGCCGGCCATCGCGTCGTGACCTCGCACGGGGATCTGCTGTACTTCGTGCTCTCCGAGGACGGAGTCCCCGCTCCGCACGGCCGACGACGATTCGGCCTGCTCGAGGACACCTTCGCCCCACGCCGCTTCATGGGGCTCGCGGCCCAGGACGTCCACCTCGACGTGCCCCGTGTTCCCACGGGAACACCCGATCCGGTGCTCGGCGCCTCGCTCTCGGTCTGGTGCGACAGCCCTGACGCGCTCGGGGAGCGCGAGACGCTCGAGCTGCTCGACACCTGGCTGGTGCCCTTCGCGCGAGTGATGGGGGAGGGCTGCTGA
- the pheT gene encoding phenylalanine--tRNA ligase subunit beta: MPRIPLTWLAEHTTLPADASALQVATDLSRVGLEEETIFGAQVTGPLVVGRVLELVGEPQKNGKTINWVRVDVGPEHNEDADDPKDPQPGAERPSRGIVCGAHNFVAGDLVVVSLPGTVLPGDFAIAARKTYGHTSDGMICSGEELGLGEDPSGEDGIIVLGRGHAEGLTGEPGDDAIALLGLSDEVVEINVTPDRGYCFSMRGVAREYSHAIGADFTDPATTVEVPAPAGPGVAVQLRDDAALGGAQGCRRFVALEVRGVDPTAQTPRWMSRRLTQAGMRPISLIVDVTNYVMLDLGQPLHAYDADQVVAPIVVRRARAGESLTTLDDVERTLDAEDLLITDSDGGEGARVLGIAGVMGGEDTEVSPATRDIVLEAATFDPVTVARSARRHRLPSEASKRFERGVDPQLPLVAAHRAAQLVVEFGGGTIAPEVTDEGTVQQPVAITLALGDAERVVGIEYTPEQVRGALEQIGCTVDEGGEDTLVVTPPSWRPDLTLREDLVEEIARLVGYEKIPSVLPTAPGGRGLTRAQRARRDANRALVEAGLTEVASAPFVADDIFDTLGYEEDDPRREAVRLLNPLADDEPLLRTSLLQTLLPVARRNLGRGAESVAIFQVATTSIARGAQARSPIPAAAQRPTDAELEEILGALPAQTRSLGAVVGGASGPGSWQGDPAPWGWADALDLARRAAAAVGAHLEVRQREIAPFHPGRAGELHVSGPDGASVVVGHAGELHPAVVAEFSLPARTSALELDLEALIASAPSVVRAVPVPTYPLAKEDFAFVVEDSVAASAVEAAIVVGIGDLAEDVHLFDVYTGEQIGDGKKSLAFSVRLRSAEGTLSAEQIGEARARCIAAVETAVGGVLRA; encoded by the coding sequence ATGCCCCGCATTCCCCTGACCTGGCTCGCCGAGCACACGACCCTGCCCGCCGACGCCTCGGCCCTGCAGGTCGCCACCGACCTCTCCCGGGTCGGCCTCGAGGAGGAGACGATCTTCGGCGCGCAGGTGACCGGCCCGCTGGTCGTCGGCCGCGTGCTCGAGCTCGTCGGCGAGCCGCAGAAGAACGGCAAGACCATCAACTGGGTGCGCGTGGACGTCGGCCCCGAGCACAACGAGGATGCCGACGACCCGAAGGACCCCCAGCCCGGCGCGGAGCGCCCCAGCCGCGGCATCGTCTGCGGCGCGCACAACTTCGTCGCGGGCGATCTCGTCGTGGTCTCCCTGCCGGGCACCGTGCTGCCCGGAGACTTCGCGATCGCCGCGCGGAAGACCTACGGGCACACGTCCGACGGGATGATCTGCTCGGGCGAGGAACTGGGGCTGGGCGAGGACCCGTCGGGCGAGGACGGCATCATCGTGCTCGGCCGCGGCCATGCCGAGGGACTGACCGGCGAGCCCGGCGATGACGCGATCGCGCTGCTGGGGCTGTCCGACGAAGTCGTCGAGATCAATGTGACCCCCGATCGCGGGTACTGCTTCTCGATGCGCGGTGTGGCCCGCGAGTACTCCCACGCCATCGGCGCGGACTTCACGGACCCGGCCACCACCGTCGAGGTCCCGGCCCCGGCCGGGCCCGGCGTCGCGGTGCAGCTGCGCGACGACGCCGCGCTCGGGGGCGCCCAGGGCTGCCGCCGTTTCGTCGCGCTCGAGGTGCGCGGCGTGGATCCCACCGCGCAGACGCCCCGGTGGATGTCGCGGCGCCTCACCCAGGCCGGTATGCGGCCGATCTCCCTGATCGTCGACGTGACCAACTACGTCATGCTCGATCTCGGCCAGCCGCTGCACGCCTACGACGCCGACCAGGTCGTCGCCCCGATCGTGGTGCGCCGTGCCCGGGCGGGCGAGTCGCTGACCACCCTCGACGACGTGGAGCGCACGCTCGATGCCGAGGACCTGTTGATCACAGACAGCGACGGCGGCGAGGGTGCCCGCGTGCTCGGCATCGCCGGCGTCATGGGCGGCGAGGACACCGAGGTCTCCCCGGCCACACGGGACATCGTCCTGGAGGCCGCGACCTTCGACCCCGTCACGGTGGCCCGCTCCGCCCGTCGCCACCGTCTCCCGTCGGAGGCCTCCAAGCGCTTCGAACGCGGCGTGGACCCGCAGCTGCCGCTGGTCGCCGCCCACCGCGCGGCCCAGCTGGTGGTCGAGTTCGGCGGCGGGACGATCGCTCCGGAGGTCACCGACGAGGGAACGGTCCAGCAGCCGGTCGCGATCACCCTCGCTCTCGGCGACGCCGAGCGCGTGGTCGGGATCGAGTACACCCCGGAGCAGGTGCGCGGGGCCCTCGAACAGATCGGCTGCACCGTCGACGAGGGCGGCGAGGACACCCTCGTGGTCACCCCGCCGTCGTGGCGCCCGGACCTCACCCTGCGTGAGGACCTGGTCGAGGAGATCGCGCGCCTGGTCGGTTACGAAAAGATTCCCTCGGTGCTGCCGACGGCGCCCGGCGGTCGCGGTCTGACCCGCGCCCAGCGGGCGCGCCGCGATGCGAACCGGGCGCTGGTCGAGGCGGGACTGACCGAGGTCGCCTCCGCCCCGTTCGTCGCCGACGACATCTTCGACACCCTCGGCTACGAGGAGGATGACCCCCGACGCGAGGCCGTGCGGCTGCTGAACCCGCTGGCCGACGACGAGCCCCTGCTGCGCACCTCCCTGCTGCAGACCCTGCTGCCCGTGGCGCGGCGCAACCTCGGACGGGGCGCGGAATCGGTGGCGATCTTCCAGGTCGCCACCACCTCGATCGCCCGCGGGGCGCAGGCGCGCTCGCCGATCCCCGCAGCCGCCCAGCGTCCCACCGACGCCGAGCTCGAGGAGATCCTCGGCGCGCTGCCCGCGCAGACCCGCAGCCTGGGGGCCGTCGTCGGCGGCGCCTCCGGGCCGGGATCCTGGCAGGGCGATCCCGCGCCCTGGGGCTGGGCCGACGCCCTCGACCTCGCCCGTCGCGCGGCCGCGGCCGTCGGCGCCCACCTCGAGGTGCGCCAGCGCGAGATCGCGCCCTTCCATCCCGGTCGCGCCGGGGAGCTGCACGTCTCCGGGCCCGACGGGGCGTCCGTCGTCGTCGGCCATGCCGGTGAGCTGCATCCCGCCGTGGTCGCGGAGTTCTCGCTCCCGGCGCGCACCAGCGCCCTGGAGCTCGATCTCGAGGCTCTGATCGCCTCGGCGCCGAGCGTGGTGCGGGCCGTCCCGGTTCCCACGTACCCGCTGGCCAAGGAGGACTTCGCCTTCGTGGTGGAGGATTCGGTCGCGGCGAGCGCGGTCGAGGCCGCGATCGTGGTGGGCATCGGCGACCTCGCCGAGGACGTGCACCTGTTCGACGTGTACACCGGCGAACAGATCGGCGACGGCAAGAAGTCGCTGGCCTTCTCCGTGCGGCTGCGCTCGGCCGAGGGCACGCTGAGCGCGGAACAGATCGGGGAGGCACGCGCGCGCTGCATCGCCGCCGTGGAGACCGCTGTGGGAGGAGTGCTCCGGGCGTGA